A region from the Gossypium hirsutum isolate 1008001.06 chromosome A08, Gossypium_hirsutum_v2.1, whole genome shotgun sequence genome encodes:
- the LOC107926216 gene encoding F-box protein CPR1 produces the protein MATLPHEMTIEILLRLSVKDLLRFKCVSKPWCSSIDDPDFIKLHLFHSVKTNTNHSLILRHCEYHFFSVNYDSLKTTQRLNHPLGEQKTPIKILGSCNGLLALIDDNGRIFLWNPSTRKSQVLPSSEIEFSSPSIFFPRSTYCGFGYDPISDDYKLVRMVQVHGKNNSYLHSEAKVYSLRSNSWRRIKDFCFYLSFY, from the coding sequence ATGGCAACACTCCCGCATGAAATGACCATTGAAATACTACTTCGATTGAGTGTAAAAGATCTTCTACGCTTCAAGTGTGTTTCAAAGCCATGGTGCTCTTCGATCGATGACCCAGATTTCATCAAACTCCACCTCTTCCATTCGGTCAAAACCAACACCAATCACTCCCTTATTCTCCGTCACTGTGAGTACCACTTCTTCTCCGTCAATTACGACTCACTCAAAACAACTCAAAGACTCAACCACCCACTCGGTGAACAAAAAACACCCATAAAAATATTGGGTTCTTGCAATGGTTTGCTGGCTCTAATAGACGACAACGGTAGAATATTTCTATGGAATCCTTCAACGAGAAAATCCCAGGTATTACCTTCCAGTGAAATAGAGTTTTCATCTCCATCGATTTTCTTTCCCCGTTCAACTTATTGTGGATTTGGGTACGATCCCATTTCTGATGACTACAAATTGGTTCGAATGGTCCAAGTACATGGAAAAAATAATAGCTACCTTCATTCGGAAGCTAAGGTTTACAGCTTGAGGAGCAATAGTTGGAGAAGGATTAAGGATTTCTGCTTTTATCTTAGTTTCTATTGA